Sequence from the Corallococcus sp. EGB genome:
CGGCGTCCCGGCCCTCGGGGACGTACTTCGACGCGGCGATGACCGAGGCGGCCCGGCTCTACGAGGACCTGGAGTCGGAGCAGGCGCTCGCCGCGGTGACCCGGGCGCGGCGGCTGGCCCGGTCCGACGAGGAGCGCAGCGCGGCGGCCATCTACGAGGGCGTCATCCTGGCGGACCTGGGGCGCCGCGACGAGGCGCTGGCGTCGTTCCGGGCGGGGCTGGCGCTGGCGCCGGAGGCGAAGCTGCCGGCGAAGGTGTCTCCCAAGGTGGAGGGGGACTTCGAGTCGGTGCGGCAGGCGGTGCGGCAGGAGCGCGCGGCGCTGGCGCGGCCCGCTCCGGCGGATGCGCCCGTCCAGGCGCCGGTGGAGGCCCCGCGCACGGCCGCGCCGCCCACGGTCGTGACGGCCGCTCCGCCTTCACCCGGGGTGGACTTGAGGGCGGATGCTCGTGAGCGCGGGGTGCGCCGGGTGCCGACGGTGTCGTGGGTGCTCTTGGGGACGGGGGTGCTGGCCGGCGGCGTCGGCACCGT
This genomic interval carries:
- a CDS encoding tetratricopeptide repeat protein, whose amino-acid sequence is MKTLHALPSFRLLGGLLGFWVFGTGPAFGQVAGTETAASRPSGTYFDAAMTEAARLYEDLESEQALAAVTRARRLARSDEERSAAAIYEGVILADLGRRDEALASFRAGLALAPEAKLPAKVSPKVEGDFESVRQAVRQERAALARPAPADAPVQAPVEAPRTAAPPTVVTAAPPSPGVDLRADARERGVRRVPTVSWVLLGTGVLAGGVGTVFGLQSRGNVSSAREAELSSPDVSSHLDDARGQAVVANVLFGTAAAAAVGAITTYFLGGGSTAAEGTP